One Sparus aurata chromosome 5, fSpaAur1.1, whole genome shotgun sequence genomic window carries:
- the LOC115582314 gene encoding heat shock protein beta-1, whose product MSEQAKTEPSCGEHSRGVPWYPLRKWWQSSRLFNQDVGLPPFLEPWDPRWVDVEGLQRSLAACSWPGYIPPPLFVPYISGSMHHPSQKISNEQYKWRVSLDVTHFSPSEISLSVRDGFLEVAGKHEERPDEHGFIARCFTRKYRLPAEIDATQITSTLSVDGILSVEAPVPETAVPAATIIPIKVEMEATGEKQEKEEAPDTDPAPEAPDFPSAADEGEESPLEVHGDQAHPDSATAGLQQHEEGREQEEETLEKPTGESHPSVPADGEGTESRQDSSEHQETLESQESPDTDISQQTEHKEPAGDGEIHVMEGSGEPAETITQPEEQELGTSPPSEVLSQELEHPDDKQ is encoded by the exons ATGAGCGAGCAGGCCAAAACAGAGCCGTCATGTGGCGAGCACAGCAGGGGTGTCCCCTGGTACCCCCTGAGAAAATGGTGGCAATCCAGCCGGCTTTTCAATCAGGATGTTGGCCTGCCGCCTTTCCTGGAGCCGTGGGACCCTCGGTGGGTGGATGTGGAAGGGCTCCAGAGGAGTTTGGCAGCCTGCTCCTGGCCGGGGTACATACCCCCTCCGCTGTTTGTGCCCTACATATCTGGGTCGATGCATCATCCCAGCCAGAAGATTAGCAATGAGCAGTACAAGTGGAGGGTCAGCCTGGACGTGACTCACTTCTCCCCCTCAGAGATTTCTCTCAGCGTCAGAGATGGATTCCTGGAGGTTGCAG GGAAGCACGAGGAGAGGCCAGACGAGCATGGATTTATCGCCAGATGTTTTACAAGGAAATACAG gctccCAGCTGAGATTGATGCAACCCAAATCACATCTACACTCTCTGTTGATGGTATCCTGTCTGTGGAAGCTCCAGTTCCTGAGACGGCAGTCCCTGCTGCCACCATCATTCCCATAAAG gtggagatggaggccacaggagaaaaacaggagaaagaagaagCCCCTGATACAGATCCAGCACCAGAGGCTCCAGATTTTCCGTCTGCTGCGGATGAAGGAGAAGAGTCTCCACTAGAGGTCCATGGAGACCAGGCCCACCCTGACAGCGCCACAGCTGGGCTTCAGCAGCATGAAGAGGGGagggaacaggaggaggagacccTTGAAAAACCAACTGGAGAGTCCCACCCGTCAGTGCCCGCAGATGGTGAAGGCACAGAGAGTCGTCAGGATTCTTCTGAGCACCAGGAAACCTTGGAAAGTCAAGAAAGCCCAGACACAGACATATCCCAACAGACGGAACACAAAGAGCCAGCCGGGGATGGAGAGATCCACGTAATGGAAGGCTCGGGGGAGCCTGCTGAGACGATCACCCAGCCCGAGGAGCAAGAGCTGGGCACGAGTCCACCTAGCGAGGTCCTGAGCCAGGAGCTGGAGCATCCCGACGATAAGCAGTAG
- the hspb8 gene encoding heat shock protein beta-8, whose product MAEGDFYTLGNRQRFPRDPFGESPFRDQSPFRDQLASRFIEDDFGMPPFPDDLAMDWPGWARPGRLSSRLSTSPFSSSLRTGFPARQSAGGPTVYTSRYGEPSSRSSPITTGGEPWKVCVNVHSFKPEELNVKTRDGFVEVSGKHEEKQEEGGIVTKNFTKKIQIPIDVDPLTVFASLSPEGVLIIEARQTPPYYLFSNDPSQPGDTLEVEAQKPQEAPVV is encoded by the exons ATGGCAGAAGGAGACTTCTACACGTTGGGGAACCGGCAGCGGTTTCCCAGGGACCCGTTTGGAGAGTCACCGTTCAGAGATCAGTCTCCGTTCAGGGATCAGCTCGCGTCACGGTTTATAGAGGATGACTTTGGGATGCCGCCTTTCCCCGACGACCTGGCGATGGACTGGCCGGGCTGGGCTCGGCCGGGTCGGCTCAGCTCGCGCCTCAGCACCTCTCCCTTCAGCAGCAGTTTACGCACGGGCTTCCCCGCGCGTCAGTCCGCGGGAGGCCCCACGGTGTACACCAGCCGGTATGGCGAGCCTTCCTCCCGGAGCTCCCCCATCACCACCGGGGGGGAACCCTGGAAAGTTTGCGTGAACGTCCACAGCTTCAAACCAGAGGAATTAAACGTCAAAACGAGGGACGGGTTCGTAGAAGTGTCAG GGAAGCATGAAGAGAAGCAGGAAGAGGGAGGCATCGTGACAAAGAATTTCACAAAGAAGATACA GATCCCGATAGATGTGGACCCCCTGACAGTTTTCGCCTCCCTGTCCCCCGAGGGCGTCCTTATTATCGAAGCCCGACAGACGCCTCCGTACTACCTGTTCAGCAACGACCCCTCCCAGCCTGGAGACACACTAGAGGTGGAGGCCCAGAAGCCCCAAGAGGCCCCAGTGGTCTAA